One Tessaracoccus lacteus DNA window includes the following coding sequences:
- a CDS encoding EamA family transporter: MTTTTAPAVAAPIAAATASSRQRAAGIAALVGGSASNQVGAAAGAHAFPVIGAVGVVAIRQLTTAAVLVPLVRPRLRALTRAQWGPVLGLVAVFSVMNLSLYLAVDRIGLALAVTLEFLGPLTVALLGSRRRIDLACALLAAAGVVVMTRPGPTTDLLGVALGLTAAAAWACYILLNRSVGQRLPGLEGTAAASLVTALVWLPVAAVWFVLHPPTPAAILLAVSCGVLSSVVPYVADLVALRRVPAELFGTLSSVSPVWAALAGWLLLGQALEVHEWLGMALILASNSAVSVAGRPGVRRGGGTIGA, translated from the coding sequence GTGACCACGACCACCGCCCCCGCCGTGGCGGCCCCGATCGCCGCCGCGACCGCCAGCTCCCGCCAGCGCGCCGCCGGCATCGCGGCCCTCGTCGGCGGCTCGGCGTCGAACCAGGTGGGCGCGGCCGCAGGGGCGCACGCATTCCCGGTCATCGGGGCCGTGGGCGTCGTCGCGATCCGCCAGCTGACCACCGCCGCGGTGCTCGTCCCTCTTGTCAGGCCCCGACTGCGCGCACTGACTCGCGCACAGTGGGGGCCGGTGCTCGGCCTGGTGGCGGTGTTCAGCGTGATGAACCTGTCCCTGTACCTGGCCGTGGACCGGATCGGCCTGGCGCTGGCCGTCACCCTCGAGTTCCTCGGGCCGTTGACCGTCGCGCTGCTCGGATCGCGGCGTCGGATCGACCTGGCCTGCGCGCTGCTCGCAGCCGCGGGGGTGGTCGTGATGACTCGGCCCGGGCCGACGACGGACCTCCTCGGCGTCGCCCTCGGGCTGACGGCCGCGGCCGCGTGGGCCTGCTACATCTTGCTCAACCGCAGCGTCGGCCAGCGGCTGCCCGGGCTCGAGGGCACCGCGGCCGCGAGCCTGGTCACGGCGCTGGTGTGGCTCCCCGTCGCCGCGGTGTGGTTCGTGCTGCACCCGCCGACACCTGCGGCGATCCTCCTTGCCGTCAGCTGCGGCGTCCTGTCGTCGGTGGTGCCGTACGTGGCGGATCTGGTAGCGCTCCGTCGGGTGCCCGCCGAGCTGTTCGGCACGCTGTCGAGCGTCAGCCCGGTGTGGGCCGCGCTGGCCGGGTGGCTGCTGCTCGGCCAGGCGCTGGAGGTCCACGAGTGGCTGGGCATGGCGCTGATTCTGGCGAGCAACAGCGCTGTTTCGGTGGCGGGTCGCCCGGGAGTGCGACGGGGTGGAGGCACAATCGGCGCATGA
- a CDS encoding LysR family transcriptional regulator, with protein sequence MEWTLRELRFLAEVVDAGTFTDAAARLHVSQAAVSRTIAGLERALGERLVRRLPRGVELTGAGQRLLPQARRVLAEADRFTEFVATRHSTLRLGYAWAALGSHTAKLQRGWSRDDIDLELVRVNTPSSGLVEGLTDVAVTRVAVDERRFDSVVVGLERRLVAFASDDAQWSRRRQVTMGEIAERTVVIDPRVGTTGPLLWPGREPRFIETYEVDSWLDAIAAGRGVGTTAEATAHHHPRPGVAYRPIKDASRIPVRLAWWRGDPPPGLRDLVQAVTALYAS encoded by the coding sequence ATGGAATGGACTCTGAGGGAGCTGCGGTTCCTGGCCGAGGTCGTGGACGCCGGCACCTTCACCGACGCGGCGGCGCGACTGCACGTCTCCCAGGCGGCCGTCTCGCGCACCATCGCCGGCCTCGAACGGGCCCTCGGGGAGCGGCTGGTCCGGCGGCTCCCGCGTGGTGTCGAGTTGACCGGCGCCGGCCAGCGGCTCCTGCCACAGGCGAGGCGCGTGCTCGCCGAGGCCGACCGCTTCACCGAGTTCGTCGCCACCCGCCACTCGACACTGCGGCTCGGCTACGCCTGGGCCGCGCTCGGCAGCCACACCGCGAAGCTCCAGCGGGGCTGGTCCCGCGACGACATCGACCTCGAGCTCGTGCGGGTCAACACCCCCTCGTCCGGGCTCGTCGAGGGCCTCACCGACGTGGCCGTCACGCGGGTCGCCGTCGACGAGAGGAGGTTCGACTCGGTGGTCGTCGGGCTGGAGCGGAGGCTCGTCGCGTTCGCCTCCGACGACGCGCAGTGGTCGCGACGACGGCAGGTGACGATGGGGGAGATCGCCGAGCGTACCGTCGTGATCGACCCGCGGGTCGGCACCACGGGACCCCTCCTGTGGCCGGGGCGTGAGCCGCGCTTCATCGAGACCTACGAGGTCGACAGCTGGCTCGACGCCATCGCCGCCGGACGGGGCGTCGGCACCACGGCCGAGGCGACGGCCCACCACCACCCACGCCCCGGCGTCGCCTACCGGCCCATCAAGGACGCCTCCCGGATCCCCGTCCGGCTGGCCTGGTGGCGCGGCGACCCGCCGCCCGGGCTCCGCGACCTGGTCCAAGCCGTCACCGCTCTCTACGCCTCCTGA
- a CDS encoding 3'-5' exonuclease, producing the protein MPFDYTAIDLETANPFRGSPCSVGLVKVRGGVTVDERHWLMRPPAGHDEFSSWNVRVHGISAGSVARLPRWRDFLPRVVDFIDGDVLVAHNASFDASVLCQACEVDGLETPDLEYVCTRDMAKELWPLSDYKLPTVMKAVGKVMVGHHDALADARAVVAVVDGMRRQLQHVGSLRELAGALDVQVKELRRARLRVR; encoded by the coding sequence ATGCCCTTCGACTACACCGCCATCGACCTCGAGACCGCCAACCCCTTCCGGGGCTCGCCGTGCTCCGTCGGGCTGGTGAAGGTCCGCGGAGGCGTCACGGTCGACGAGCGGCACTGGCTGATGCGCCCGCCGGCGGGGCACGACGAGTTCAGCTCCTGGAACGTGCGGGTGCACGGCATAAGCGCGGGCTCCGTGGCCCGCCTGCCACGGTGGCGCGACTTCCTCCCGCGCGTCGTGGACTTCATCGACGGCGACGTGCTCGTCGCGCACAACGCGTCGTTCGACGCCAGCGTGCTGTGCCAGGCCTGCGAGGTCGACGGGCTGGAGACCCCCGACCTGGAGTACGTCTGCACCAGGGACATGGCGAAGGAGCTGTGGCCGCTGTCCGACTACAAGCTGCCGACCGTGATGAAGGCGGTCGGCAAGGTGATGGTCGGGCACCACGATGCTCTGGCCGACGCCCGCGCGGTGGTCGCGGTGGTCGACGGTATGCGGCGGCAGCTGCAGCACGTGGGCAGCCTGCGGGAACTGGCGGGGGCGCTCGACGTCCAGGTCAAGGAGCTGCGCAGGGCGCGCCTCCGCGTGCGCTGA
- a CDS encoding GyrI-like domain-containing protein, producing MKKGPLYRAGTAEFSEVDVRPTRYLAVDGHGDPNTTDSYASAVEALYATAYGVKFAFRARTGDDFVVGPLEGLWSSDDPASFAAGRKDDWDWTMLIPLVDAVSHEDVAVGLKKAAAKKPDLPAARLLELHEGRALQILHVGSYDDEAPTLARLHDEVMPALGVTFNGPHHEIYLSDPRRVAPEKLRTILRQPVRPAAG from the coding sequence GTGAAGAAAGGTCCCCTGTACCGGGCGGGCACCGCGGAGTTCTCCGAGGTGGACGTGCGCCCCACCCGCTACCTCGCCGTCGACGGCCACGGCGACCCCAACACCACCGACTCCTACGCGTCAGCCGTCGAGGCGCTCTACGCCACGGCCTACGGCGTGAAGTTCGCGTTTCGGGCGCGCACCGGCGACGACTTCGTCGTCGGGCCGCTCGAGGGACTGTGGTCGAGCGATGACCCCGCCTCGTTCGCCGCTGGGCGCAAGGACGACTGGGACTGGACGATGCTGATCCCACTAGTCGACGCCGTGAGCCACGAGGACGTGGCGGTCGGGCTGAAGAAGGCCGCGGCCAAGAAGCCCGACCTCCCTGCGGCACGGCTGCTCGAACTGCACGAGGGCAGGGCACTGCAGATCCTGCACGTCGGCAGCTACGACGACGAGGCCCCGACGCTGGCGCGCCTGCACGACGAGGTCATGCCGGCTCTCGGCGTCACGTTCAACGGCCCGCACCACGAGATCTACCTGAGCGACCCCCGACGCGTCGCGCCGGAGAAGCTGCGGACCATCCTGCGCCAGCCCGTGCGACCGGCGGCCGGGTGA
- the cls gene encoding cardiolipin synthase, which produces MNGDMWINVVWTATLLIDLVIRIVLLMVVPRNRKPTSAMAWLLAIMLIPYLGTILFLLIGFYHLPKRRRDEQKLVDRLLAEHAADVPIADPGWPRWFQRVVEQNRALTHLPAVAGNSAVLITDYREQLDAMTREIEKATRFVHVEFYIASLDDTTRGFFEAMENAVKRGVTVRLLTDHIASRKLPGAKHMLAELDRMGVQWAWMLPVQPLKGKYQRPDLRNHRKLLVVDGTVAFIGSQNLIDRTYNSKKNHRRGLKWVELVARVEGPTVAAIDAVFFTDWLAETGEELISEHIDAPEVPAQPQDLLCQIVPSGPGYETENNLRLFLSLIHGATERVIITSPYFVPDEAMLYAMTIAKQRGLDVQLFVSEIGDQAMVFHAQRSYYEELLVAGVRIFLYPGPYILHSKFFSVDDDIAVIGSSNMDIRSFTLNCEVSMMVRGESFVADMRAVEARYREISRELTLEDWRKEPLRRTFWDGIARLASALN; this is translated from the coding sequence GTGAACGGTGACATGTGGATCAACGTCGTCTGGACCGCCACGCTGCTCATCGACCTGGTGATCCGCATCGTGCTCCTGATGGTGGTGCCGCGCAACCGCAAGCCGACGTCCGCGATGGCCTGGCTGCTGGCGATCATGCTGATCCCGTACCTGGGGACCATCCTGTTCCTCCTTATCGGCTTCTACCATCTGCCGAAGCGTCGTCGCGACGAGCAGAAGCTCGTCGACCGACTGCTCGCGGAGCACGCGGCCGACGTGCCCATCGCCGACCCGGGGTGGCCGCGCTGGTTCCAGCGCGTCGTCGAGCAGAACCGTGCCCTCACGCACCTGCCGGCGGTCGCCGGCAACTCCGCCGTGCTTATCACGGACTACCGGGAGCAGCTCGACGCGATGACGCGCGAGATCGAGAAGGCCACCAGGTTCGTGCACGTCGAGTTCTACATCGCCTCCCTCGACGACACCACGCGCGGTTTCTTCGAGGCCATGGAGAACGCGGTCAAGCGTGGCGTCACAGTGCGCCTGCTGACCGACCACATCGCGTCGCGCAAGCTTCCCGGCGCCAAGCACATGCTGGCCGAGCTCGACCGGATGGGCGTGCAGTGGGCCTGGATGCTGCCCGTGCAGCCGCTGAAGGGCAAGTACCAGCGCCCCGACCTGCGCAATCACCGCAAGCTGTTGGTCGTCGACGGCACCGTCGCTTTCATCGGGTCGCAGAATCTCATCGACCGCACCTACAACTCGAAGAAGAACCACCGTCGCGGCCTCAAATGGGTCGAGCTCGTGGCGCGCGTCGAGGGCCCGACCGTCGCGGCCATCGACGCGGTCTTCTTCACCGACTGGCTCGCCGAGACCGGCGAGGAGCTCATCAGCGAGCACATCGACGCGCCCGAGGTGCCCGCCCAGCCGCAGGACCTGCTCTGCCAGATCGTGCCCAGCGGGCCCGGCTACGAGACCGAGAACAACCTACGGCTGTTCCTCTCGCTGATCCACGGCGCCACCGAGCGGGTCATCATCACCAGCCCGTACTTCGTTCCCGACGAGGCCATGCTCTACGCCATGACCATCGCCAAGCAGCGCGGGCTGGACGTGCAGCTGTTCGTCTCCGAGATCGGCGACCAGGCCATGGTGTTCCACGCGCAGCGCTCCTACTACGAGGAACTGCTCGTCGCCGGCGTGCGGATCTTCCTCTACCCGGGCCCGTACATCCTCCACTCGAAGTTCTTCTCGGTCGACGATGACATTGCCGTCATCGGGTCATCGAACATGGACATCCGCTCGTTCACGCTCAACTGCGAGGTGTCGATGATGGTCCGCGGCGAGTCGTTCGTCGCCGACATGCGCGCGGTCGAGGCCCGGTACCGCGAGATCAGCCGCGAGCTGACGCTGGAGGACTGGCGCAAGGAGCCGCTCCGTCGGACGTTCTGGGACGGCATCGCGCGCCTCGCGTCGGCGCTCAACTGA